In one Phyllostomus discolor isolate MPI-MPIP mPhyDis1 chromosome 8, mPhyDis1.pri.v3, whole genome shotgun sequence genomic region, the following are encoded:
- the SFTPC gene encoding pulmonary surfactant-associated protein C, which produces MDVGSKEVLMESPPDYSAAPRGRFGIPCCPVHLKRLLIVVVVVVLVVVVIVGALLMGLHMSQKHTEMVLEMSIAGPETQQHVALSERAGTTATFPIGSTGIAVYDYQRLLIAYKPAVGTCCYIVKMAPDRIPNLEALTRRLQDLQVTPAAPPSKLGQEEDRDTRSVSSRNLDFLGPALSTLCGEVPLCYI; this is translated from the exons ATGGATGTGGGCAGCAAAGAGGTCTTGATGGAGAGCCCACCG GACTACTCAGCAGCCCCCCGGGGCCGGTTCGGCATCCCCTGCTGCCCTGTGCACCTCAAACGCCTTCTCATTGTGGTTGTGGTGGTGGTCCTTGTCGTCGTGGTGATTGTAGGGGCCCTGCTTATGGGTCTTCACATGAGCCAGAAACACACTGAGATG GTCCTAGAGATGAGCATTGCGGGGCCGGAAACCCAGCAACATGTGGCCCTGAGTGAGCGTGCGGGCACCACCGCCACTTTCCCCATCGGCTCCACTGGCATCGCAGTGTACGACTACCAGCGG CTCCTGATTGCCTACAAGCCGGCTGTGGGAACCTGCTGCTACATTGTGAAGATGGCTCCTGACCGCATCCCCAACCTTGAGGCTCTCACTAGAAGGCTGCAGGACCTCCAG GTCACGCCTGCAGCACCTCCCTCTAAGCTCGGCCAAGAGGAGGATCGTGATACCCGTTCAGTGTCCTCCAGGAACCTGGACTTCCTGGGCCCGGCCCTGAGCACCCTGTGTGGTGAAGTGCCTCTCTGCTACATCTAG